From one Flavobacteriales bacterium genomic stretch:
- a CDS encoding methyltransferase domain-containing protein, producing MGWYRNWFGTPYYKLLYGHRDETEARAWVEAIQSRWALPAGSRVLDLACGRGRHARYFASLGFHVTGADLSPESIQEARDAVPEARFIEHDMRDPIRNARFDGIACLFTSLGYFDSLLDDQSVLDAVAAMLAPGGRFVLDFMNAPLVLRELVAAEEHEVGEVRFEVTRHCEGDVLVKRIAVIDKGCSHLFEERVQALSPAQIEGMALKAGLFIEDRTDGPVLEPFDPERSKRFVLWTRKPHA from the coding sequence ATGGGCTGGTACAGGAACTGGTTCGGCACCCCGTACTACAAGCTGCTCTACGGCCACCGCGACGAAACGGAGGCCCGGGCTTGGGTCGAAGCAATCCAGAGCCGGTGGGCCCTTCCTGCAGGTTCTCGCGTGCTCGATCTGGCTTGCGGCCGCGGGCGCCATGCGCGGTATTTCGCGTCATTGGGCTTCCACGTGACCGGGGCGGACCTCAGTCCGGAGAGCATCCAGGAGGCGCGCGATGCGGTTCCCGAGGCGCGGTTCATTGAGCATGACATGCGCGATCCGATCAGGAATGCCCGGTTCGATGGCATCGCCTGCCTGTTCACCAGTCTGGGTTACTTCGATTCCCTCCTCGACGATCAGAGCGTGCTCGATGCGGTGGCGGCGATGCTCGCGCCCGGTGGGCGGTTCGTGCTCGATTTCATGAATGCCCCCTTGGTGCTCCGTGAACTGGTGGCGGCCGAGGAACATGAAGTCGGTGAGGTGCGTTTTGAGGTGACCCGGCATTGTGAGGGTGATGTGCTGGTGAAGCGCATCGCGGTCATTGATAAGGGATGCTCGCATCTGTTCGAGGAGCGCGTACAAGCCCTGAGCCCGGCCCAGATCGAAGGCATGGCCTTGAAGGCAGGCCTTTTCATTGAGGACCGCACCGATGGTCCGGTTCTCGAACCTTTCGACCCCGAGCGCTCGAAGCGCTTCGTACTCTGGACCCGTAAGCCTCACGCATGA